From Staphylococcus sp. M0911, a single genomic window includes:
- a CDS encoding FtsW/RodA/SpoVE family cell cycle protein, protein MKNFKNIMRYIGKTSKFIDYPLLVTYVILCLIGLVMVYSASMVAATKGTLTGGAEVSGTYFYTRQLLYVIMSFAIVFFMAFIMNVKILKQPNVQKWMMIGIFVLLLITLVIGKNINGSKSWINLGFMNLQASELLKIAIILYLPFMIEKKMPAVRNKIKLISAPIILVASCVALVFLQKDVGQTLLILIIFFSIMFYAGIGVHNVLKYGVMVAIAGILISVLVLIAGLLPSYLEARFSTLTNPFSAESGTGYHISNSLMAIGNGGLFGRGLGNSIMKLGYLPEPHTDFIFAVICEELGLVGGLFVILLEFFIVYRAFQLANKTNSYFYKLVCVGIASYIGSQTFVNLGGISATIPLTGVPLPFISFGGSAMISLSIAMGLLLITAKQIKMDEKRAKQHKVDIKRRYQ, encoded by the coding sequence ATGAAAAATTTTAAAAATATAATGCGATATATTGGAAAAACATCTAAATTTATCGATTATCCATTGTTGGTCACATACGTCATCCTATGTTTAATTGGTCTAGTTATGGTTTATAGTGCCAGTATGGTTGCTGCTACAAAAGGTACTTTAACAGGTGGCGCTGAAGTATCGGGAACATATTTCTACACAAGACAGTTGCTATACGTCATTATGAGCTTTGCTATTGTCTTTTTTATGGCATTTATCATGAATGTAAAGATCTTGAAACAACCCAATGTCCAAAAATGGATGATGATAGGTATATTTGTTTTACTATTAATTACGCTAGTCATTGGTAAAAATATTAACGGTTCAAAAAGTTGGATCAACTTAGGATTTATGAACTTACAAGCATCAGAATTACTTAAAATTGCTATTATATTATATTTGCCATTTATGATAGAAAAGAAAATGCCGGCAGTGCGTAATAAAATTAAATTAATTTCAGCACCTATTATTTTAGTTGCTAGTTGTGTCGCATTAGTCTTTTTACAAAAGGACGTAGGACAAACACTATTAATATTAATTATATTCTTTTCAATCATGTTTTATGCTGGAATCGGTGTACACAATGTTTTGAAATACGGTGTTATGGTAGCAATTGCAGGGATTTTGATTTCTGTATTAGTTCTTATTGCAGGCTTATTACCAAGCTACCTAGAAGCAAGATTTAGTACATTAACTAATCCGTTTAGTGCTGAATCCGGAACAGGTTATCACATATCGAATTCACTGATGGCAATAGGTAATGGCGGTCTATTTGGCCGAGGTTTAGGTAATAGTATTATGAAATTAGGCTATTTACCCGAACCACATACTGACTTTATTTTTGCGGTAATCTGTGAAGAGTTAGGTTTAGTAGGCGGCTTGTTTGTCATTTTGCTTGAATTTTTCATTGTTTATAGAGCTTTCCAACTTGCGAATAAAACAAACTCATATTTTTACAAATTAGTTTGTGTTGGTATCGCCAGTTATATTGGAAGTCAAACATTTGTTAACTTAGGTGGTATTTCAGCAACGATCCCATTAACAGGGGTACCATTACCATTTATAAGTTTTGGTGGGTCTGCTATGATTAGTTTAAGTATAGCAATGGGCTTATTGCTCATTACCGCTAAACAAATCAAAATGGATGAAAAAAGGGCCAAACAACATAAAGTCGATATTAAACGACGATATCAATAA
- a CDS encoding DUF5325 family protein — MQQKKSKGIFWIFSILALIFLLLFSFSIGAANVPMMILTFILLVATFGVGFTVKKKYRENDWL, encoded by the coding sequence ATGCAACAAAAAAAATCTAAAGGCATTTTCTGGATATTCTCAATTTTAGCTTTAATCTTTTTATTGCTATTTAGCTTTAGTATTGGTGCAGCAAATGTTCCAATGATGATTTTAACATTTATATTACTCGTTGCAACATTTGGCGTCGGTTTCACAGTGAAAAAGAAATATCGCGAAAATGACTGGTTATAG
- a CDS encoding YlaN family protein — protein MANQSKLNNAAYDQLNKDADRILHLIKVQMDNLTVPSCPLYEEVLDTQMFGLQKEVDFAVQLGLVEKEDGKNLMLRLEKELSKLHEAFTNV, from the coding sequence ATGGCTAATCAGTCGAAACTAAATAATGCGGCTTATGACCAACTGAACAAAGATGCAGATAGAATATTACATCTTATTAAAGTTCAAATGGACAATTTAACAGTACCTTCTTGTCCACTATATGAAGAAGTTTTAGATACACAAATGTTCGGTCTTCAAAAAGAAGTAGATTTTGCTGTACAACTCGGGCTAGTTGAGAAAGAAGACGGTAAAAATCTAATGTTAAGACTTGAAAAAGAACTTTCAAAACTACACGAAGCATTTACAAACGTTTAA
- the typA gene encoding translational GTPase TypA translates to MTNIREDVRNIAIIAHVDHGKTTLVDELLKQSGIFRENEHVDDRAMDSNDLERERGITILAKNTAVDYKGTRINILDTPGHADFGGEVERIMKMVDGVVLVVDAYEGTMPQTRFVLKKALEQNLKPVVVVNKIDKPSARPEGVVDEVLDLFIELEANDEQLDFPVVYASAVNGTASLNSEQQDENMQSLYETIIDYVPAPVDNSDEPLQFQVALLDYNDYVGRIGVGRVFRGKMRVGDNVSLIKLDGSVKNFRVTKIFGYFGLKREEIEEAQAGDLIAVSGMEDINVGETVTPHDHQDALPVLRIDEPTLEMTFRVNNSPFAGREGDFVTARQIQERLDQQLETDVSLKVTPTDSPDAWVVAGRGELHLSILIENMRREGYELQVSKPQVIIREIDGVMCEPFERVQCEVPQENSGAVIESLGARKGEMLDMMTTDNGLTRLIFMVPARGMIGYTTEFMSMTRGYGIINHTFEEFRPRIKAKIGGRRNGALISMDQGSASTYAILGLEDRGVNFMEPGTEVYEGMIVGEHNRENDLTVNITKTKHQTNVRSATKDQTQTMNRPRVLTLEEALQFINDDELVEVTPESIRLRKKLLNKSVREKEAKRVKQMMSDEE, encoded by the coding sequence ATGACGAATATAAGAGAAGATGTACGTAATATAGCAATTATTGCGCACGTTGACCATGGTAAAACGACGTTAGTAGATGAATTATTAAAGCAATCAGGAATTTTTAGAGAGAACGAACATGTTGACGATCGTGCTATGGACTCTAATGACTTAGAAAGAGAACGTGGTATTACAATTCTTGCGAAAAATACTGCGGTTGACTATAAAGGTACACGAATTAATATCTTAGATACACCAGGACACGCTGACTTCGGTGGCGAAGTTGAACGTATCATGAAAATGGTTGATGGTGTTGTATTAGTAGTCGATGCGTATGAAGGTACAATGCCTCAAACACGTTTCGTACTTAAAAAAGCATTAGAACAAAATTTAAAACCAGTGGTAGTAGTAAATAAAATTGATAAACCATCTGCAAGACCAGAAGGTGTAGTTGATGAAGTATTAGATTTATTTATCGAATTAGAAGCTAACGATGAACAACTTGATTTCCCTGTTGTATATGCTTCAGCTGTTAATGGAACTGCAAGTTTAAATTCAGAACAACAAGATGAAAACATGCAATCATTATATGAAACTATTATCGATTACGTACCAGCACCAGTTGATAATAGTGATGAACCATTACAATTCCAAGTAGCGTTATTAGATTATAATGACTATGTTGGACGTATCGGTGTAGGACGTGTTTTCAGAGGTAAAATGCGTGTAGGAGATAATGTATCACTGATCAAATTAGATGGTAGCGTTAAAAATTTCCGTGTAACAAAAATATTTGGTTACTTCGGATTAAAACGTGAAGAAATTGAAGAAGCACAAGCAGGGGACTTAATTGCGGTTTCTGGTATGGAAGATATCAACGTAGGTGAAACAGTTACACCACATGATCATCAAGATGCGTTACCAGTATTACGTATTGATGAACCAACACTTGAGATGACATTTAGAGTTAATAATTCACCGTTTGCAGGACGTGAAGGTGATTTTGTAACAGCACGTCAAATTCAAGAACGTTTAGATCAACAACTTGAAACAGACGTATCATTAAAAGTTACACCAACAGATTCACCAGATGCTTGGGTAGTTGCTGGACGTGGTGAATTACATTTATCTATTTTAATTGAAAATATGCGTCGTGAAGGTTATGAGCTTCAAGTATCTAAACCACAAGTTATCATTAGAGAAATTGATGGCGTTATGTGTGAACCATTTGAAAGAGTTCAATGTGAAGTACCTCAAGAAAATTCTGGTGCTGTTATTGAATCTTTAGGTGCACGTAAAGGTGAAATGTTAGATATGATGACGACTGATAATGGTCTTACTCGTCTTATCTTTATGGTACCAGCACGTGGAATGATTGGTTATACTACAGAATTTATGTCAATGACACGTGGTTATGGTATTATCAACCATACATTTGAAGAATTCAGACCTCGTATTAAAGCTAAAATCGGTGGCAGAAGAAATGGTGCATTAATTTCAATGGATCAAGGTTCTGCTAGTACGTATGCGATTTTAGGTTTAGAAGACAGAGGCGTTAACTTCATGGAGCCAGGTACTGAAGTTTATGAAGGTATGATTGTTGGTGAACATAACCGTGAAAATGACTTAACAGTTAATATCACTAAAACAAAACACCAAACTAACGTACGTTCTGCTACGAAAGACCAAACACAAACTATGAACCGTCCTCGAGTACTAACACTTGAAGAAGCGTTACAATTTATCAATGATGATGAATTAGTAGAGGTAACACCTGAAAGTATTCGTTTAAGAAAGAAATTATTAAACAAATCAGTACGTGAAAAAGAAGCTAAACGTGTTAAACAAATGATGTCTGACGAAGAATAA
- a CDS encoding DUF2197 domain-containing protein — translation MVPVKCIICDTTVHIDENTVEAKRLRNNPIRTFMCDDCKSRLDTPKQPQPFVTNNHKKEND, via the coding sequence TTGGTTCCAGTCAAATGTATCATTTGTGATACTACAGTACATATTGATGAAAACACTGTAGAAGCAAAACGACTTAGAAATAATCCTATTCGCACATTTATGTGTGATGATTGTAAAAGTCGTCTAGATACACCTAAACAGCCTCAACCATTTGTAACAAATAATCATAAAAAAGAAAATGACTAA